TGTGGCCGCAGCACGTTTTGCGTCGCTTGTTAGGAGCAAATCAATTGATATATTTTTCTTTTTCAATTCTGCAGCCATAAAAGGCGCATCTTTTTTGCCACGATCATTAAGCGGTCTGTCAAAATCGTTTTGAAAAGGCTCAGCCCAACTACTTTTTGCGTGTCGAATAACAAATAACTCTTTCATTCAAAAATAAATTTCCAATAAACAAATTTATTATTTTCTCCTTAGTAGCAAAAAAAATTACTTCCACAATTGTAAACACCATTGATAAAACTTAGGGAAATCGGAGCGCCAAAACTTCTCATTATGAATGCCATTCTTAATAACATCAACATTTGTTTTTACCGAAGAGGCACTTTGCAGAATCTGGCGCATAGCATATATATTTGCCACCATGCTATCGGGCTCTGCGCCTCCACCATAAAAATAAAAAGCGCTTTCGTTTAAATACCTCCCATTTTTCCGTACTTCAGCTTTCAATTTAGGTGCAATCCAAAAAGAGGGAGAAAAAACACCTGCCAAACCAAATGATTGTGGATAATATAAGGCGGTATAGAAAGATATAAGTCCGCCCATAGAGCTACCGGCAACTGCAGAATATCTTGCACCGGCCAATGTCCTATAGTGCTCGTCCACAAAAGGCTTTAGGGTCTCCGCCAAAAAAGCAGCATAGATACTCCCCTCACCTTTTCCAAATCTTCTGTTATTGTATGGATTATATTCATTCATACGCAAGGCGCCGCCATTATCAACGGCAACAACAATACATTGCTCATCTTCCGGCAAAGAATTAAGATATTCATCTACGCCCCATTCACCAGAAAAAGAGGTGGCTTCATCAAAAACATTTTGCCCGTCTTGCATGTAAATAACTGGGTAATTTTTATCTGTCTCGAAATAATTTTGAGGTAAATAAATCCATACACGCCTTGTTCTTTTTAATTGCGGAATAACAAATGCCGTATCCATAAAATGAACATTGGTTGCGGCCGTACTTTTCTTTAAAACAGGCTGAAAATTATCAGCCCAATTGGCTATTGGAACAATTACTTTTGCATCTTTCAAAACGATTAATTTTCGATTGTTGATGCTATTGCCATTTTTATCCACTTCAGCGTTTTCCCAATCTCCTCTCACAATTTTATATTGATAATCGCCTTTTTTTAAAGAAAGCGTAAGTGTATAAACGCCCTTTTTGCTTTCTTTAAACTGAAAATCTTTATCTGAGGTATGCCATCCATTAAAATCACCCGCGATAAAAAAATTACTGGTTTTCGTAGGAATATTATTAGGTATTTTTAGTTGCAACACTATTTTGTGTTGTGCTTTTGCAGAAAGGATATTTATCATCAATAAAAAAAATATGACATTTTTAATTTTCATAATCATTCTTTAATTGCCCCATCGGAAACTATTTTGCTGCAATCCGGCGAGATCAATAATACGATTAACAACAGTTCCGGCTACCTCTTCAATCGTAGTTGGTCTGTTATAAAATGAGGGAGATAAAGGGCAAATAATTCCACCAGTTAAGGTGACTGTTTCCATATTCCTTATATGAATTAAATTATAGGGGGTATCGCGTACAGCTAAAATCAACTTTCTTCTTTCTTTTAAAATCACATCAGCAGCCCGGGTTACCAAATCGTCGCTCACACCTGACGCAATACGGCCTAAAGTTCCCATACTACAAGGCACCACTATTAATACATTATATTGGGCGGATCCAGAAGCAAAAGGAGCGGTAAAATCATGCTTATCAAAATATTTTACCTGATAATTCTTAAAATCTTCGTTACCTAATTCCGTTAACCATACGTCTTTCGCATTATTGCTCATCACAACAGAAAGCTCTTCCCATTGACCTTTTAATTCAATTAATTTCTCCAACAAAATTTTAGCATATATCGACCCACTTGCACCAGTAATGGCCACTGCTATTTTATTTTTCATCTACGCAAGTTAGTGAAACGGCATCTAACTTAAAAGAGATAATCTATCCTCTTATTAATTTTTCCGCTACCCTATCCCATTTATTTATCCCATTCAATCATTTGGCTTTGGATATCTCTCGAATTAGTTCCTACCATAATATTAAATTTGCCACTTTGCCAATCGTACTTTAAATCCGCATTATAAAATTTCAAATCATTTGGTGTAATGTCAAAACTAACTTCTTTAGATTCTCCGGCTTTCAAAAATATTTTTCTAAACCCTTTTAATTCTTCGACGGGCCTAGAAATGCTACCTACCAAATCTCTAATATAAAGTTGTACGACTTCACTTCCATCGTAATTTCCCGTATTAGTTATAGAAACCGAGGCTTTTAAAACCTGATTGCCTTTTAGTGCAATATTGCTAAGGCGAAGTTTACCATAAGAAAAACTTGTATAGCTCAAGCCAAATCCAAAAGGATACACAGGATCGTTGGAAACATCTAAATAATTGGATTTGAATTTTTCGAACCAATGTCCTTTTTTCAATGGACGGCCAGTATTTAAATGATTATAGTACAAAGGTATTTGTCCCCCATTTTGGGGGAAAGTCATCGTAAGCTTTCCTCCAGGGTTTACCTTTCCAAATAATACATTTGCGACAGCATTTCCAGTCTCTGTACCACCAAACCATACATCTAAAATTGCTGGCACGTTTTTTTCTTCCCAAGGAAGCGTTAGTGGACGACCGTTGAAAAGTAATAATACCACAGGCTTACCCGTTTTAATAAGTGCTTTTAAAAGCTTCTCTTGAACATCTGGAATATTTATATTTGATCGACTGCTCGACTCTCCACTAAACTCTGCACTTTCGCCAAGTGCAGCTATAATTACATCACTTTTTTGTGCTACTTCCAATGCCTCATTTAGTAAAGTTTCATCAC
The Arachidicoccus soli DNA segment above includes these coding regions:
- a CDS encoding UbiX family flavin prenyltransferase, whose amino-acid sequence is MKNKIAVAITGASGSIYAKILLEKLIELKGQWEELSVVMSNNAKDVWLTELGNEDFKNYQVKYFDKHDFTAPFASGSAQYNVLIVVPCSMGTLGRIASGVSDDLVTRAADVILKERRKLILAVRDTPYNLIHIRNMETVTLTGGIICPLSPSFYNRPTTIEEVAGTVVNRIIDLAGLQQNSFRWGN
- a CDS encoding alpha/beta hydrolase-fold protein, which codes for MKIKNVIFFLLMINILSAKAQHKIVLQLKIPNNIPTKTSNFFIAGDFNGWHTSDKDFQFKESKKGVYTLTLSLKKGDYQYKIVRGDWENAEVDKNGNSINNRKLIVLKDAKVIVPIANWADNFQPVLKKSTAATNVHFMDTAFVIPQLKRTRRVWIYLPQNYFETDKNYPVIYMQDGQNVFDEATSFSGEWGVDEYLNSLPEDEQCIVVAVDNGGALRMNEYNPYNNRRFGKGEGSIYAAFLAETLKPFVDEHYRTLAGARYSAVAGSSMGGLISFYTALYYPQSFGLAGVFSPSFWIAPKLKAEVRKNGRYLNESAFYFYGGGAEPDSMVANIYAMRQILQSASSVKTNVDVIKNGIHNEKFWRSDFPKFYQWCLQLWK